A portion of the Hoylesella buccalis ATCC 35310 genome contains these proteins:
- a CDS encoding AAA family ATPase has protein sequence MKYADYIERVEIDSLWSGRKHVAWNLDRQVNVLSGVNGVGKSTILNRVIKSLSEGGDFNSHLPKGVHITVSPADATAIRYDIIRSFDRPLMSSEMVAKVDISLATELDWQLFQLQRKYLDYQVNIGNRIIEVLQNGGADAAVEAQRVSANKLKFQDMVDKLFAETGKTIVRTENEIRFMQMGEKLLPYQLSSGEKQILAILLTVLVEDRLPYVLLMDEPEVSLHVDWQEQLIDLILQLNPNVQIILTTHSPAVIMNGWMGHVTEVSDITDVHR, from the coding sequence ATGAAATACGCTGATTACATCGAAAGGGTAGAGATAGACTCGTTGTGGAGTGGTCGCAAGCATGTGGCCTGGAATCTTGACAGACAGGTTAACGTGCTGAGCGGTGTCAATGGTGTTGGCAAGAGCACCATCTTGAACCGGGTGATCAAAAGCTTGTCAGAAGGTGGCGACTTCAACTCGCATTTGCCCAAAGGAGTGCACATCACGGTGTCACCGGCCGATGCTACGGCCATCCGTTATGATATCATCCGGTCGTTCGACCGACCTTTGATGAGTTCGGAGATGGTTGCCAAGGTAGACATTAGTTTGGCCACAGAACTAGACTGGCAGCTCTTTCAGTTGCAGCGCAAGTATCTGGATTATCAGGTAAACATCGGCAACCGCATCATCGAGGTGTTGCAGAATGGGGGCGCAGATGCAGCCGTTGAGGCGCAACGCGTATCGGCCAACAAGTTGAAATTTCAAGACATGGTGGACAAACTGTTTGCCGAAACGGGCAAGACCATCGTCAGAACCGAGAATGAGATACGTTTCATGCAGATGGGAGAGAAGCTTTTGCCCTACCAATTGTCAAGTGGCGAGAAGCAAATCTTGGCCATCTTGCTCACCGTGCTGGTGGAAGATCGCCTGCCTTATGTGCTGCTCATGGACGAACCAGAGGTGAGTTTGCACGTGGATTGGCAGGAACAACTCATCGACCTGATACTGCAACTCAATCCCAATGTGCAGATTATCCTCACCACGCATTCGCCTGCCGTCATCATGAATGGGTGGATGGGGCATGTCACCGAGGTTAGTGACATAACGGATGTTCATAGATAG
- the dxs gene encoding 1-deoxy-D-xylulose-5-phosphate synthase, translating to MDKTNLRLLTQINYPEDLRKLSVEELPEVCRELREDIIQEVSVNPGHFASSLGAIEITVALHYVFDTPSDKLVWDVGHQAYGHKILTGRRELFSTNRKLHGLRPFPTPLESQYDTFTCGHASNSISAALGMAVAAKKSGENDKKIVAIIGDGAMSGGLAFEGLNNVSSTPNDLLIILNDNDMSIDHAVGGMEKYLLTLDTNATYNKLRFKASQWLHQRGYLSENRKKGILRLNNAIKSAISRQQNIFEGMNIRYFGPFDGHDVTEIVRILRQLKDMKGPKLLHLHTTKGKGYKPAEQSQTEWHAPGRFNAETGERIVKDCSEEPPRYQDVFGDTLVELALQNPKIVGVTPAMPTGCSMNKLMKAMPDRAFDVGIAEGHAVTFSGGMAKEGLQPFCNIYSSFAQRAYDNIIHDLAILNLPVVLCLDRAGLVGEDGPTHHGVFDLAALRPIPNLTIAAPMDEKELRRLMYTAQLPDKGMFVIRYPRGRGVNKDWKCPLEEIKVGTGRKLKDGDQVAILTVGPIGNDAQKAIEALPQRDNVAHYDMRFIKPLDGDLLDEIGKKFKKVITIEDGIRNGGFGSAVLEWFNDHGYAPSVQRMGLPDEFVTHGSVDELRRIVGLDAPHIKQNIEAMLASDQV from the coding sequence ATGGACAAGACGAATTTAAGGCTTTTAACCCAAATTAATTACCCCGAAGACTTACGAAAACTCAGCGTTGAAGAGTTGCCAGAGGTGTGTCGTGAACTTCGCGAAGACATCATTCAAGAGGTCTCCGTAAACCCCGGACACTTTGCGTCGTCGCTGGGAGCCATTGAGATTACCGTGGCCTTGCACTATGTGTTTGACACGCCGAGCGACAAACTTGTATGGGATGTGGGTCACCAAGCCTATGGACACAAGATACTCACAGGGCGGAGGGAGTTGTTTTCCACCAACCGGAAGCTGCATGGACTGCGCCCGTTTCCCACACCTTTGGAGAGCCAGTACGACACCTTCACCTGTGGACATGCCTCCAATTCCATCTCGGCGGCATTGGGTATGGCCGTCGCAGCCAAGAAAAGTGGCGAGAATGACAAGAAGATTGTAGCCATTATCGGCGATGGTGCCATGAGTGGTGGATTGGCGTTCGAGGGACTGAACAACGTTTCGTCGACTCCGAACGACCTTCTCATCATCCTCAACGACAACGACATGAGCATCGACCACGCAGTGGGTGGCATGGAAAAATACCTCTTAACCCTCGATACGAATGCCACTTACAACAAGCTGAGGTTCAAGGCTTCGCAATGGCTCCATCAACGTGGCTACCTTAGTGAGAACAGAAAGAAAGGCATCTTGCGGCTCAACAATGCCATCAAGTCGGCCATCAGCCGCCAACAGAACATCTTCGAGGGCATGAACATCCGGTATTTCGGACCTTTTGATGGACACGACGTTACTGAAATCGTGCGCATCTTGCGGCAGCTGAAGGACATGAAAGGCCCCAAACTGCTGCATCTGCACACCACCAAAGGCAAGGGATACAAGCCTGCCGAGCAGTCACAAACCGAATGGCATGCACCTGGTAGATTCAACGCCGAGACGGGTGAACGCATCGTTAAAGACTGTTCTGAAGAACCACCACGTTACCAAGACGTTTTTGGTGACACGCTGGTAGAGCTTGCTTTGCAGAACCCAAAGATTGTTGGTGTTACCCCTGCCATGCCAACAGGTTGCTCGATGAACAAGCTGATGAAAGCCATGCCCGACCGAGCGTTTGACGTTGGCATTGCCGAAGGACACGCGGTGACCTTTTCCGGCGGCATGGCAAAAGAAGGCTTGCAGCCATTTTGCAACATTTACAGCTCGTTTGCGCAACGCGCTTACGACAATATCATCCACGACTTGGCCATCCTCAACCTGCCCGTAGTACTGTGTTTGGACCGTGCGGGACTTGTTGGTGAGGACGGACCCACGCACCATGGCGTGTTCGACTTGGCCGCCTTGCGCCCCATCCCCAACCTGACCATCGCTGCACCGATGGACGAAAAAGAACTGAGACGACTGATGTACACAGCTCAACTGCCCGACAAGGGCATGTTTGTCATTCGTTATCCACGCGGCAGAGGAGTGAACAAGGATTGGAAATGTCCCCTGGAAGAAATCAAAGTGGGCACGGGTCGCAAGTTGAAAGACGGCGACCAGGTGGCCATTCTCACAGTAGGCCCCATTGGAAATGATGCACAGAAGGCCATTGAAGCATTGCCGCAACGGGACAACGTGGCTCATTACGACATGCGATTCATCAAACCTTTGGACGGAGATCTGTTGGATGAGATCGGGAAAAAGTTCAAGAAGGTCATCACAATTGAAGACGGCATTCGCAACGGCGGGTTCGGTTCGGCCGTTTTGGAGTGGTTCAATGACCATGGATATGCCCCAAGCGTGCAGCGAATGGGATTGCCCGACGAGTTTGTGACGCATGGTTCAGTGGACGAACTGAGGAGAATCGTGGGACTGGACGCACCTCACATCAAGCAAAACATCGAAGCCATGCTGGCTTCAGACCAAGTCTGA
- the trkA gene encoding Trk system potassium transporter TrkA has protein sequence MKIIICGAYGIGTHLAKMLSRNHEDITLIDEDDERLAQIGTDFDLLTAQASPSSIKALREAGAEHADLFIAVTPEESLNITSCVLAKALGAKKTVAKISNSEYTAPELQDFFTGLGVSSLIYPEKLAAVDIINGLKMSWVRQRWDVHNGALVMLAIKLRETCEILNNPLKNLCGPDDPYHVVAIKRLNETIIPGGNDELKLYDLAYFMTTTQYIPYIRKIVGKELYVDVKNVMIMGGGATAVRAINTMPDYLDTKLIEINEERCEELNNLLDDDKALIINGDGRDTQLLMEEGIKNTQAFVALTNNAETNILACLTAKRLGVRKTVAMVENVDYVSMAESLDIGTIINKKAIAASHIYQIMLDAKVMNMRFIMTANADVAEFVAQEGSRVTKKPVKDLGLPKEATIGGLVRGDEGMLVSGHTQIQAGDIVMVFCHNINLKTIERLFI, from the coding sequence ATGAAGATTATTATCTGTGGCGCTTACGGCATCGGCACACATCTGGCCAAGATGCTTTCACGCAACCATGAAGACATTACGCTGATTGATGAAGACGACGAACGATTGGCTCAGATAGGAACCGACTTTGACCTACTAACCGCACAAGCCTCGCCCAGCAGCATCAAGGCATTGCGCGAAGCGGGCGCTGAACATGCGGATTTGTTCATTGCCGTAACGCCTGAAGAGAGTCTGAACATCACTTCGTGCGTTCTGGCCAAAGCCTTAGGAGCCAAGAAGACCGTGGCTAAAATCAGCAACAGCGAATACACAGCCCCCGAACTACAGGATTTCTTTACCGGATTGGGTGTCAGTTCGCTGATTTACCCAGAAAAGTTGGCCGCCGTAGACATCATCAACGGACTCAAAATGTCGTGGGTTCGTCAGCGATGGGATGTCCACAATGGCGCATTGGTGATGTTGGCCATCAAGCTAAGGGAAACCTGTGAGATACTCAACAACCCGTTGAAGAACCTCTGTGGACCCGATGATCCGTATCATGTGGTGGCCATCAAGCGTTTGAATGAAACCATCATCCCCGGTGGTAACGACGAATTGAAGCTCTACGACTTGGCTTACTTCATGACAACCACACAATATATCCCCTATATCCGCAAGATAGTGGGCAAAGAACTGTATGTAGACGTAAAGAATGTGATGATCATGGGCGGCGGTGCAACGGCCGTCAGAGCCATCAACACCATGCCCGACTATCTGGATACCAAACTCATTGAAATCAACGAGGAGCGATGTGAAGAGCTGAATAACCTGTTGGACGACGACAAAGCGCTTATCATCAACGGCGACGGTCGTGACACCCAGCTGCTGATGGAGGAAGGCATTAAGAACACACAAGCCTTCGTTGCCCTGACCAACAATGCCGAAACCAACATCCTGGCCTGCCTAACAGCCAAACGATTGGGTGTGAGAAAGACCGTTGCCATGGTCGAAAACGTTGATTATGTGAGCATGGCAGAAAGCCTGGACATCGGCACTATCATCAATAAAAAGGCCATTGCAGCCAGTCACATCTATCAAATCATGCTCGATGCCAAAGTCATGAACATGCGATTCATCATGACTGCGAATGCCGATGTGGCCGAGTTTGTGGCGCAAGAAGGCTCGCGCGTCACCAAAAAGCCAGTGAAAGATTTAGGTTTACCCAAGGAGGCAACCATCGGAGGACTGGTCAGAGGAGATGAAGGAATGCTCGTTTCGGGACATACACAGATACAGGCTGGCGACATTGTCATGGTGTTCTGCCACAACATCAACCTCAAGACGATAGAAAGACTCTTCATTTAG
- a CDS encoding type I phosphomannose isomerase catalytic subunit, with product MKPLKFKPLLKQTIWGGDKIIPFKNLDEQLENVGESWEISGVKDNETLVSEGEYEGSALNDVVRELKGKLIGEANYERFGDEFPLLIKFIDARQDLSIQVHPTDEIAKKQGKSRGKTEMWYIMDSDKDAHLRSGLKKEITPEEYKQMVENDTILDAIADYSVKEGDCFFLPAGRIHSIGTGCFLAEIQQTSDVTYRIYDFKRKDKNGNYRELHTELAAECINYNVEKDYRTDYTSTKNQGVSLVHCPYFNTAVYDLDEPMTLDYSELDSFVILIGVKGEGKITDNEGNETSLRAGETILIPATTRELKVEGTVKFLETYV from the coding sequence ATGAAACCACTCAAGTTTAAACCCCTGCTCAAACAAACCATTTGGGGGGGCGACAAAATCATTCCATTCAAAAATCTCGACGAACAACTGGAAAACGTTGGCGAGAGTTGGGAAATATCCGGCGTGAAAGACAACGAAACCCTCGTCAGTGAAGGCGAATATGAGGGCAGCGCCTTGAACGACGTTGTGCGCGAATTGAAAGGCAAACTCATTGGAGAAGCCAACTATGAGCGCTTTGGTGACGAGTTTCCCCTGCTCATCAAGTTCATCGATGCCCGCCAAGATCTTTCCATCCAGGTGCACCCCACGGACGAAATCGCTAAGAAACAAGGGAAGAGCCGCGGCAAAACGGAGATGTGGTACATCATGGACAGCGACAAAGACGCACACCTACGGAGCGGACTAAAGAAAGAAATCACGCCCGAAGAGTACAAGCAGATGGTGGAGAACGATACTATTCTCGACGCCATTGCCGACTACTCGGTTAAAGAAGGCGACTGCTTCTTCCTGCCAGCCGGCCGCATTCACAGCATTGGCACGGGATGCTTCCTGGCCGAGATTCAGCAAACATCCGACGTGACCTACCGCATCTACGACTTCAAGCGTAAGGACAAGAATGGCAACTATCGCGAACTGCACACCGAACTGGCCGCCGAATGCATCAACTATAACGTGGAAAAAGACTACCGCACCGATTATACGTCGACCAAAAACCAAGGCGTGAGCCTCGTTCACTGTCCCTACTTCAACACGGCCGTATACGACCTTGACGAACCGATGACACTCGATTACAGCGAATTGGACAGCTTTGTCATCCTCATTGGCGTGAAGGGCGAAGGCAAAATCACGGACAACGAAGGCAACGAAACCTCGCTCCGTGCCGGCGAAACCATCTTGATTCCCGCAACAACCCGGGAGTTAAAGGTGGAAGGAACCGTGAAGTTCCTCGAAACCTACGTTTAA
- the cysK gene encoding cysteine synthase A gives MIKIAKQMTDLIGKTPLVALNKYSAFRGLKTPLVAKVEFFNPGGSVKDRIALGMVEAAEKDGTLKPGATIIEPTSGNTGVGLALVAAVKGYKLILTMPETMSVERRNLVKAYGAKVELTPGKEGMNGAIKAAEKLRDSIEGAVILGQFTNPANPQKHYDTTAVELWNDTDGDIDIFVAGVGTGGTLSGIGKYLKEKKPDVKIVAVEPSTSPVLSGGKSGPHKIQGIGAGFIPQTYHAEVVDEILTVDNDDAIRTGRQLAQQEGLLVGISSGAAAFAAAELALRPENKDKKIVTLLPDTGERYLSTALYAFDEYPL, from the coding sequence ATGATCAAGATTGCAAAACAGATGACTGACCTGATTGGTAAGACCCCTTTGGTAGCGTTGAACAAATATTCAGCCTTTCGCGGACTTAAAACGCCCCTTGTGGCCAAGGTAGAGTTCTTCAATCCAGGCGGCAGCGTGAAAGACCGCATCGCCCTGGGAATGGTAGAAGCCGCAGAGAAAGATGGAACCTTGAAGCCCGGTGCCACCATCATCGAGCCTACCAGTGGCAATACGGGTGTAGGATTGGCGCTGGTGGCGGCCGTAAAAGGCTACAAACTGATACTCACCATGCCCGAAACCATGAGTGTTGAACGCCGAAACCTCGTCAAAGCCTACGGTGCCAAGGTTGAGTTGACCCCTGGTAAAGAAGGGATGAATGGCGCCATCAAGGCGGCCGAGAAGCTGAGAGACAGCATAGAAGGTGCGGTGATTCTGGGACAATTCACCAATCCTGCTAATCCCCAGAAACATTACGACACCACGGCTGTTGAATTATGGAACGACACCGACGGCGACATTGATATCTTTGTGGCTGGCGTGGGAACTGGCGGAACGCTCTCTGGCATCGGCAAATACCTCAAAGAGAAGAAGCCCGACGTTAAAATAGTAGCCGTGGAGCCATCGACTTCACCGGTATTGAGCGGCGGAAAATCGGGACCGCATAAAATTCAGGGCATCGGAGCCGGCTTTATTCCTCAAACCTATCATGCAGAGGTGGTAGACGAAATACTGACCGTAGACAACGATGACGCTATCCGAACGGGCCGACAATTGGCTCAGCAGGAGGGGCTGTTGGTAGGTATCTCGTCTGGGGCAGCAGCCTTTGCAGCAGCAGAATTGGCCCTACGACCAGAGAATAAGGACAAGAAGATTGTGACGTTGCTGCCCGATACCGGCGAGCGCTACCTCTCTACGGCACTCTACGCATTCGACGAATACCCACTCTAA
- a CDS encoding DUF4435 domain-containing protein: protein MGKKLKDNLSSRYFEAANKLKSQHARRRIAAYVESYDDIFFWRSVLSDFEDDTRYFQVMLPSRLQHLERGKKAVLMNLLMDKVGRDMIACVDADYDYLMQGATEMSKQVTTNPYVFHTYAYAIENLQCYAPSLYETSVMVTLNDHHIFDMEAYLRDYSLAIFPLFVWSIWFYRTPNYGEFTIMDFLRVIEPGHFTMAKAEDMVARVRRKVGKRINQLQQKYPNNKENYLQVKEDIKRLGVTPDTTYLYIQGHHLFDKVVVPMLNKVCMQLIREREVEISQQSVHGTQQRNELSSYRNSIEAIPSMLKKNTRYKQSEPVARIQADLERYLELTKQNRTTNDTDRE from the coding sequence ATGGGCAAAAAACTAAAAGACAACCTCTCCTCACGCTATTTCGAGGCAGCTAATAAGTTGAAGTCACAGCACGCCAGACGCCGCATCGCAGCCTATGTGGAGAGTTATGACGACATATTTTTCTGGCGATCTGTCTTGAGTGACTTCGAAGACGACACTCGGTATTTCCAGGTGATGTTGCCCTCTCGCTTGCAACATCTTGAGAGAGGCAAAAAGGCGGTGCTGATGAACCTGCTCATGGACAAAGTAGGACGTGACATGATTGCCTGCGTGGACGCCGATTACGACTATCTCATGCAGGGCGCCACCGAGATGTCAAAGCAGGTAACAACCAATCCTTACGTCTTTCACACCTACGCTTACGCCATTGAAAACCTGCAATGCTATGCGCCATCGTTGTACGAAACCAGTGTCATGGTTACCCTCAACGACCATCACATCTTTGACATGGAGGCTTACCTGCGCGACTATTCGCTAGCCATCTTCCCGCTTTTCGTATGGAGCATCTGGTTTTATCGCACGCCCAATTACGGCGAGTTCACCATCATGGACTTTCTGCGCGTCATCGAACCGGGACACTTTACCATGGCGAAGGCCGAGGACATGGTGGCCAGAGTGCGCAGAAAGGTGGGCAAGCGCATCAACCAACTGCAACAAAAATATCCAAACAACAAGGAAAATTATCTGCAAGTAAAGGAGGACATCAAGCGACTTGGCGTGACTCCCGATACCACCTATTTATATATACAGGGTCATCATCTCTTCGATAAGGTAGTGGTGCCCATGCTCAACAAGGTTTGTATGCAGCTTATTCGTGAACGAGAAGTAGAGATTTCTCAGCAAAGTGTTCACGGCACCCAGCAGCGTAACGAACTGTCCAGCTATCGCAACAGCATCGAAGCCATTCCATCGATGCTCAAAAAGAACACTCGCTACAAGCAATCTGAGCCGGTGGCGCGCATACAGGCCGATTTAGAACGATATTTAGAGCTGACCAAACAAAATCGTACAACCAACGACACAGACCGGGAGTAG
- a CDS encoding IS1634 family transposase, whose translation MFVRKKKYPSGNIGVIVVEKIGGKMKELATIGVAYNEGEVENLVIEAKEWISRENSRRQPQLDLFGEEREACDHEREEVRRVLSNVSNIFLNGCDLILDRTFDRIGFNRIDDDVFRKLVKARLAYPTSKAATVEYLKNHFDEDMDLSKIYRYLDKLSDHQHEIVQDISVQHTAKLFGGNIGVLFYDVTTLYFEADYEDELRKTGFSKEGRHSNPQIILGLLVSLGGYPLAYCIHEGNKYEGHTMLPTINEFVSKYGLENFVVVADSGLMNNANIAELESHGYKYIIGAKIKNESQEVKNWILEQPKRDCQMVEYDKGGGRRLLVGYTDDRAKKDAYNREKGIRRLEKAYKHGALTKGNINKRGYNKFLSMDGEVKVAINYDRVADDSKWDGLKGYLTNTDIPIQDIYTAYHNLWHVERAFRIAKSKIEIRPMFHFTRKRIEAHICICFVALKVYKELERMLKVSEIKMSIDKVLALAKTITTIQIKLPLNKEVYTQTMLMARHQRIAKLFDEDFWVTR comes from the coding sequence ATGTTTGTCCGCAAAAAGAAATATCCATCTGGCAATATCGGAGTTATCGTTGTTGAGAAAATTGGAGGCAAAATGAAGGAACTTGCCACAATTGGAGTAGCCTATAATGAAGGTGAGGTTGAAAATCTTGTCATTGAAGCAAAAGAATGGATTTCCAGAGAGAATTCACGCCGCCAGCCCCAGCTTGATCTATTCGGCGAGGAACGTGAGGCCTGTGACCATGAGCGTGAAGAAGTCCGCCGTGTCCTGTCCAATGTCAGCAATATCTTTCTCAACGGATGCGACTTGATATTAGACCGCACGTTTGACAGGATTGGTTTCAATCGGATTGACGATGATGTATTCCGCAAGCTTGTTAAGGCTCGTTTGGCATATCCAACAAGCAAAGCTGCCACGGTGGAATACCTTAAAAACCACTTTGACGAAGATATGGATCTCTCAAAAATCTATCGCTATCTTGACAAGCTTAGCGACCATCAGCACGAAATCGTACAGGACATAAGCGTGCAACATACAGCTAAACTGTTCGGTGGAAATATCGGTGTGTTATTCTATGATGTTACCACACTTTACTTTGAAGCGGATTATGAGGACGAATTACGCAAGACAGGTTTCTCGAAAGAGGGACGTCACAGTAATCCTCAAATCATACTTGGACTGCTTGTCAGCCTTGGTGGCTATCCGCTTGCCTATTGCATCCATGAAGGCAACAAATATGAGGGTCATACGATGCTGCCGACGATAAACGAGTTTGTAAGCAAATACGGATTGGAAAACTTCGTTGTAGTGGCAGATTCTGGTCTGATGAACAATGCCAACATAGCGGAACTTGAATCGCACGGCTACAAGTATATAATAGGTGCGAAGATAAAGAATGAAAGTCAAGAGGTCAAGAACTGGATACTGGAACAGCCCAAGCGCGACTGCCAGATGGTTGAATATGACAAAGGAGGCGGACGTCGTCTCTTGGTCGGCTATACAGATGACCGTGCTAAGAAAGATGCCTATAACCGGGAAAAGGGAATACGCAGGTTGGAAAAGGCTTACAAGCATGGTGCGCTCACGAAAGGCAACATCAACAAGAGAGGTTACAATAAGTTCTTATCCATGGATGGTGAAGTGAAAGTCGCCATCAATTATGACCGTGTTGCCGACGACTCCAAATGGGACGGCCTAAAGGGATATCTCACCAATACGGATATACCAATACAGGACATATACACGGCATATCACAACCTTTGGCATGTGGAACGAGCCTTCCGCATAGCCAAATCAAAGATAGAGATACGTCCCATGTTTCACTTTACGCGCAAACGAATCGAGGCTCATATATGCATCTGCTTCGTGGCTTTGAAAGTATACAAGGAATTGGAGCGTATGTTGAAAGTCTCAGAGATTAAGATGAGCATAGACAAGGTGCTTGCATTGGCAAAGACCATTACAACGATACAAATCAAGCTACCTCTGAACAAGGAGGTTTATACGCAGACTATGCTGATGGCAAGACATCAGAGAATAGCTAAACTCTTTGACGAAGATTTTTGGGTGACACGATGA
- a CDS encoding response regulator, which yields MKENKYRILVVDDEQDLCEILKFNLETEGYVVETANSAEEAMTMDISSFNLLLLDVMMGEMSGFAMAKKLKENPTTASIPIIFLTARDTENDTVTGFNLGADDYISKPFSIREVLVRIRAVIRRTKESDDHTEPKTLKYQGLEMDLDKKTVTIDGEDVPFTKTEFELLHLFLSEKGHVFSRQELIDRIWPKDVLVLDRTVDVNITRLRKKIGRFAKCIVTRLGFGYYFDAL from the coding sequence ATGAAAGAGAACAAATATCGTATTCTCGTTGTAGACGACGAACAGGACTTATGTGAAATTCTGAAGTTTAATTTGGAAACAGAAGGCTATGTGGTAGAAACGGCAAACTCGGCCGAAGAGGCCATGACGATGGACATTTCATCGTTCAACCTCCTACTGTTGGACGTGATGATGGGTGAGATGTCGGGATTTGCCATGGCTAAAAAGCTGAAAGAGAATCCCACGACAGCCAGCATTCCCATCATCTTTCTGACCGCTCGCGATACCGAGAACGATACGGTAACCGGCTTCAATCTTGGTGCTGACGACTATATCAGCAAGCCTTTCTCCATCCGTGAGGTATTGGTGCGCATTCGTGCCGTCATCCGAAGGACAAAAGAATCTGACGATCACACTGAGCCGAAGACGCTGAAATACCAAGGTTTGGAGATGGATCTGGACAAAAAGACAGTGACCATCGATGGTGAAGATGTTCCTTTTACCAAGACTGAGTTCGAGTTACTGCACTTATTTCTTTCTGAAAAGGGACACGTCTTCTCACGTCAGGAGCTTATAGACAGGATTTGGCCAAAGGACGTTTTGGTGCTTGACCGCACAGTAGACGTGAACATTACACGACTAAGAAAGAAGATTGGGCGATTCGCCAAGTGCATTGTCACCCGACTTGGCTTTGGATACTACTTTGATGCTCTATGA
- a CDS encoding TrkH family potassium uptake protein, whose amino-acid sequence MINLRTIYKVIGSLLFIEAFILFACFGMALFYGEDDAMPFLLSVFISLFTAFILRYLGRNSNNTLSRRDAYLVVTLSWIVFSFFGTFPFTLSGYIHGFTDAYFETMSGFTTTGATIIDDVEVLPHALLFWRSLTQWIGGLGIVFFTIALLPSMVGGSVQVFAAEATGPIKSKLHPRLSTSAKWILTVYLVLTIACIGCFILYGMNWFDAVNYSMTTTATGGFSTHNSSTEYFHSPALEYICTIFCFLSGVNFTLLYTAVVKRRFKALFKSSEFKFYLSVVILFSLFIMLELMINRGYDLEPAFRSGVFQVVSFITTTGLFNDDAGQWPHVTWVILATCMFIGACSGSTSGGFKCIRVVMLLKTIRNEFKQILHPNAVLPLKVNDTNIPYQKRGTLLAFLTMYLILCLLASFVLMMAHIDSTNSITIILSCIGNVGPTLGLEIGPTMSWSMLPGFVKWVCALLMLIGRLEIFSVLVILSPAFWKDN is encoded by the coding sequence ATGATCAACCTCAGGACTATATATAAAGTGATAGGCTCGCTACTTTTCATCGAAGCCTTCATCCTTTTCGCCTGTTTTGGTATGGCTCTTTTCTACGGTGAAGATGATGCCATGCCTTTTCTTCTGTCGGTATTCATCAGCCTCTTCACAGCCTTTATCCTGAGATACCTGGGCCGTAACTCCAACAACACCTTGTCCAGGCGCGACGCTTATTTAGTGGTTACGCTCTCATGGATCGTCTTCAGCTTCTTTGGTACATTCCCCTTCACCCTCAGTGGCTACATTCATGGCTTCACGGATGCCTACTTTGAAACGATGTCGGGGTTCACCACCACCGGTGCCACCATCATAGATGACGTAGAAGTGTTGCCCCACGCCCTACTCTTTTGGCGCTCACTGACCCAATGGATTGGCGGTTTGGGCATCGTGTTCTTCACCATCGCCCTGCTTCCCTCCATGGTAGGAGGCTCTGTTCAGGTGTTTGCAGCCGAAGCAACCGGCCCCATCAAGTCGAAATTGCACCCAAGGCTCTCCACCAGTGCCAAGTGGATTCTCACCGTGTATCTCGTGCTGACCATCGCTTGCATAGGCTGTTTCATCCTTTATGGCATGAACTGGTTCGATGCTGTCAACTATTCAATGACCACAACGGCTACGGGAGGCTTTTCCACACACAACAGCAGCACCGAATATTTCCACTCTCCAGCGCTGGAATACATCTGCACTATTTTTTGTTTTCTCTCGGGAGTGAACTTCACTTTGCTGTACACAGCGGTGGTGAAGCGGCGCTTCAAAGCATTATTCAAAAGCTCTGAGTTCAAGTTCTACCTAAGTGTTGTCATCCTATTCAGTTTGTTCATCATGCTCGAACTGATGATTAATCGGGGTTACGACTTAGAACCAGCATTCCGTTCGGGCGTCTTCCAAGTTGTTTCGTTCATCACCACCACTGGTCTGTTCAACGATGACGCCGGCCAATGGCCACACGTCACCTGGGTCATCCTGGCCACCTGCATGTTCATCGGAGCCTGTTCTGGCTCGACGAGTGGTGGCTTTAAGTGCATCCGAGTGGTGATGTTGCTCAAAACTATCCGCAATGAATTTAAACAAATACTGCACCCCAACGCCGTACTGCCTTTGAAGGTCAACGACACCAACATACCTTACCAGAAGCGAGGAACCCTTCTGGCCTTCCTCACCATGTACCTCATCTTGTGCCTGCTGGCCTCGTTCGTACTGATGATGGCCCACATCGACAGCACCAACTCCATCACCATCATCCTCAGCTGCATCGGCAATGTGGGGCCAACGCTGGGACTTGAAATCGGACCGACGATGAGTTGGAGCATGCTGCCCGGCTTTGTAAAATGGGTATGTGCACTGCTCATGCTCATCGGGCGTTTGGAAATATTCAGCGTGTTGGTCATCCTGTCACCAGCGTTCTGGAAAGATAATTAA